The following nucleotide sequence is from Nocardioides eburneiflavus.
GGCTCGACGCCCCGCGCGGCGAGCCGCTCTCGCCCATCCCGGGATCCGTGGCGGACAACCTGCCGTGGGACGACGCGTGCGCCTTCGCCCCGCGGTGCCCCAACGCGCTGGACGTGTGCGTGCGGGAGACGCCTGTGTGGGACGGGGACGACGTGGTCGGCCTGCGCTGCTTCAACCCGATGGGGGTGTCCCGATGAGCGGATCGACCGGGCTCGACCAGGCTCGCGGAGCGCGTACGGCCGCGCAGGGGGAGGTGCTGGTCGAGGTACGCGACCTCGAGGTCCACTTCCCGATCAAGAGCGGGATCGTCTTCGATCGCACGGTGGGTCACGTCCGCGCCGTGGACGGCGTCGACCTGACCATCCACCGGGGGGAGACCTACGGCCTCGTGGGCGAGTCCGGCTGCGGCAAGTCCACCCTCGGCAAGGCGATCCTCAACCTCGAGCCGCCCACGGCGGGCTCCGTCGTGTTCGACGGGGTCGACATCGCCTCGCTCAAGGGCGAGGCCCTGCGCACCGAGCGCAAGCGCTTCCAGATGGTCTTCCAGGACCCGATGTCCAGCCTCGACCCCCGGCAGACGGTGGAGGCGCTCCTGCTGGAGGGGATGCGCGCCCACGGTCTCGACACCGACAAGGCGGCCACGCACGCCCGGCTGCGGGAGCTCATGTCGGCGGTCGGGCTGCCTCCGTCGGGCCTGAAGAAGTACCCCCACGAGTTCTCCGGCGGCCAGCGCCAGCGCATCGGCATCGCCCGCGCGCTCTCGGTCGGTCCCGACCTCATCGTCGCCGACGAGCCGGTGAGCGCCCTCGACGTCTCGATCCAGGCGCAGGTGATCAACCTGCTCCAGGACCTGCAGGACGAGCTCGGGCTCACCTATCTCGTCGTCGCCCACGACCTGGCCGTGGTGCGCCACATCAGCAACCGGATCGGCGTGATGTACCTCGGCGGCCTCGTCGAGGAGTCCGAGGCGGGTGAGCTCTACGACGTGCCCCTCCATCCCTACACCAGGGCCCTCATGTCGGCCGTGCCGGTGCCCGACCCCACCCTCGAGGACACGCGTGAGCAGATCCTGCTCACCGGCGACCTGCCCTCACCTGCCCACCCGCCCACCGGGTGCCGCTTCCACACCCGGTGCCCGTGGCGCCAGGAGACGCGCTGCGACACCGAGCGGCCCGAGCTGCGCGTCGTGCAGGTCGACGGTGCGTCGTCGGGGCACCGGGTCGCATGCCACTTCGCCGAGCAGATCGCAGCGGGGGAGATCCAGCGTCACGAGGTCGAGCCCGAGCTCGAGCTCGAGGGGTTCGGCGGACCGGACGGTCCTCCCACGCCGCCCGAGGCGTACATCGCCCCCTGACGACACCCCGACCGGCGGCGCGTCAGTCCGCCGACTCGTCGGTGGAGGCGTCGACGACGGGCGCCGGGGGCTCGGGCAGGGGCGGGATGGTGCCGCCCTTGGTGGGGCAGTACTCGTGGAAGGAGCACCAGTCGCACAGGCGTGACGGGCTCGGCCGCCAGTCGCCCGTCTCCTGGGCGAGCGTGATCGCACGCCAGAGTGCCTCGACCTTGCGCTCCGTCGCGAGGAGGTCCTGCTCGTCGGGCTCGTAGCGGACGATCTCGCCGTTGCCGAGGTAGATCAGCTGGAGGACCGACGGCACGATCCCGCGCAGGCGCCACACGACCAGGGCGTAGAACTTCATCTGGAACAGGGCCTTGGCCTCGAAGCCCTCGGCCGGGCTGCGACCGCTCTTGTAGTCGCTGATGCGGATGCGTCCGTCGGAGGCCACGTCGATCCGGTCGACGAACCCGCGCAGGAGCAGCCTGGACTCCAGGAGTGCCTCGACGTAGAGCTCGCGCTCGGCTGGCTCGAGGCGACGGGGGTCTTCGAGGTCGAAGTAGCGCGCCAGCACGGTGCGGCACGACGCCATCCACGCCGCGAGGTCGGGGCCGGCGCTGCCGAACATCTCCGCGAGAGCGGGCTCGACCGCGAGGATCGCGTCCCACGCCGGCGCCAGCATGTCGGCCGCGCGCTCGGGCGTACGCTCCGGCGCGGGCAGGTCGAAGAGGTCCTCGAGCACCTTGTGCACGAGGGTGCCGCGGGCCGCGTCGGGTGAAGGCGCCTCGGGGAGCCGGTCGATCGTGCGGTAGCGGTACATCAAGGGGCAAGCCATGAAGTCGCCCGCCCGGCTCGGCGACAGCGCGCCCAGCACGTCGACGCCGTCCACCGGGGTGGAGACCCGCTCGGCGGGGGACGGGACAGGGGACGATGCGGCAGGCTCGGAGGCGGGGATCGACATGACGTCGTCACCCTAGGCGAGCCGTACGACACCGGCCGGGCGCCGCTCCTGGGCGCTCCCGGTGTGGGCGGGGTTCGTTAGGGTTCAGGTGTGCCCGACCCGACCGATCCAGCCCACGTCGAGAGGCCCGCGCGGCCACCGCGCGCGCCGGGCACCCTGCGGATCGGCTCGATCGCCGGCATCGACGTGCTGGTCACGAGCTCGTGGTTCATCGTGGCGCTGCTGATCTCGCTCACCTTCGCCCCGCGCATCGAGGACGCCCAGCCCGGCCTGGGGTTCTGGAAGTACGTCGCCGGCTTCGTCTTCGCGGTCGTGCTCTACCTGTCGGTGCTCCTCCACGAGGCCTCCCACGCGGTCGTGGCCCAGCGCCTGGGCTACGGCGTCAACTCGATCACACTGCACTTCCTCGGTGGGATGACCGAGATCGACGGGCAGTCGCGCCGCCCGCGCCACGAGTTCTGGATCGCTGTCGTGGGGCCGCTGACCTCGATCGCGGTCGGCCTGGCCGCCGCAGCGGCCTGGTTCGTGGTCCCCGACGGGCTCGTCCGACTCGCACTCCAGGGCCTGGCCGGTGCCAACCTCATCATCGGCGTCCTCAACCTCGTCCCCGGGCTCCCGCTCGACGGCGGCCGGGTGCTCAAGGCCGCCGTGTGGGGAGCCTCCGGCAACCAGCACCGCGGCAGCATCGTGGCCGGCTGGGGCGGACGGCTGACCGCACTCGCCCTGCTCGCCTGGCCGCTGGTGA
It contains:
- a CDS encoding ABC transporter ATP-binding protein, which translates into the protein MSGSTGLDQARGARTAAQGEVLVEVRDLEVHFPIKSGIVFDRTVGHVRAVDGVDLTIHRGETYGLVGESGCGKSTLGKAILNLEPPTAGSVVFDGVDIASLKGEALRTERKRFQMVFQDPMSSLDPRQTVEALLLEGMRAHGLDTDKAATHARLRELMSAVGLPPSGLKKYPHEFSGGQRQRIGIARALSVGPDLIVADEPVSALDVSIQAQVINLLQDLQDELGLTYLVVAHDLAVVRHISNRIGVMYLGGLVEESEAGELYDVPLHPYTRALMSAVPVPDPTLEDTREQILLTGDLPSPAHPPTGCRFHTRCPWRQETRCDTERPELRVVQVDGASSGHRVACHFAEQIAAGEIQRHEVEPELELEGFGGPDGPPTPPEAYIAP
- a CDS encoding site-2 protease family protein, which gives rise to MPDPTDPAHVERPARPPRAPGTLRIGSIAGIDVLVTSSWFIVALLISLTFAPRIEDAQPGLGFWKYVAGFVFAVVLYLSVLLHEASHAVVAQRLGYGVNSITLHFLGGMTEIDGQSRRPRHEFWIAVVGPLTSIAVGLAAAAAWFVVPDGLVRLALQGLAGANLIIGVLNLVPGLPLDGGRVLKAAVWGASGNQHRGSIVAGWGGRLTALALLAWPLVMEPLTGQQPTILDLVLVFILGLFLWTGATAAMAHARIRERLPALVARPLARRTLSVPEDLPLAEAVRRAQEAQAGSIVTVTADGSPVGIVSEAAVTAMPADRRPWVAVSTVARKLEDGLTLPATVAGEELILAISRRPAEEYLLVEADGTIYGVLSTADVDRAFRENARR
- a CDS encoding RecB family exonuclease, translating into MSIPASEPAASSPVPSPAERVSTPVDGVDVLGALSPSRAGDFMACPLMYRYRTIDRLPEAPSPDAARGTLVHKVLEDLFDLPAPERTPERAADMLAPAWDAILAVEPALAEMFGSAGPDLAAWMASCRTVLARYFDLEDPRRLEPAERELYVEALLESRLLLRGFVDRIDVASDGRIRISDYKSGRSPAEGFEAKALFQMKFYALVVWRLRGIVPSVLQLIYLGNGEIVRYEPDEQDLLATERKVEALWRAITLAQETGDWRPSPSRLCDWCSFHEYCPTKGGTIPPLPEPPAPVVDASTDESAD